In the genome of Spirochaetota bacterium, the window ATTAATTTATATATCACAACACAAAGAATAATTTATAATAAAAATGGGTCAGCATAACTCTGACCCATAATACTACCTTTATTTATTATTTGCTAACTTTTTTCCACCAATGTATAGTATTTTTTTCTAATCTCCTTTTTATCAATTTTTCCAACACTAGTTTTAGGGATTTCATCAACAAACTCAAAACGTTCAGGCACACCATATTTCGGGATCTTCCCTTTATCAGCAGCATTTTTCATGAATTTATAAAGTTCATCTGATAGATTTTGATCTTTAAAATCATCTTTCAGTTTAACTACCATTAAAGGGCGCTCACCCCATTTGCTATCAGGCACACCTATTGCTGCACATTCAAAAACAGCTGGATGCTGGCTTAAGATATTCTCTAGATCCAGTGATGAAATCCATTCACCTCCTGTTTTTATTACATCCTTTATCCTATCAGTAATTTGTAGATATCCTTGTTCATCTATAACTCCAACATCACCACTGTGAAGCCATCCATTCCTCCATAATTCTTTTGTTTTTTCTGGATCTTTATAATATTCTTTTGTAAGCCAGGGAGCTCTGAAAACGACCTCTCCTGCAGTTTTCCCATCATGCGGTAGTGGAATATCATTCTGATCTACAATATCAATTGTTACAAGTAATGCAGGCAAACCTGTTTTGGTTCTATATCTAACTTGATCATCTTTATGCCATTGCATCATCTCTTTTTTCAACAATGAGAGGCAAATGAGCGGGCAGGTTTCTGACATGCCATATCCTGTATAAATATCAATACCTAAATCCAATGCTTTTTTGCATAATGATTGTGGCAACATAGATCCACCAATGATGACCTTCCATCCGTTTAGGTTGACATTTTCTATACCAGGAGCATTTACAAGCATTTGTATGATTGTTGGTACACAATGTGAAAATGTTACCTTTTCCTTAACTATCAGTTTTAAAAGCATTGTTGGTTCGTATTTACCAGGATATACCTGTTTTACCCCTAATACTGTTGCAACATATGGAACACCCCATGCATGAACATGAAACATCGGTGTTAACGGCATATATACATCATTTGATCTGAATCTGCCAATATTATCATAGGCACCCAGCATAGTCATCATAGAAAACGTGTGCAACACTAATTGGCGATGTGTAAAATAAACGCCTTTAGGAAGCCCTGTTGTACCAGTGGTATAAAATGTTGTTGCTTTTGTATTTTCTTCCAATTCAGGGAAATTAAAGCCTTCATTTGCACTATAAAGTAATTCTTCGTATTCTCCAGCTATTGGGAGGTCTGTTTTTATTTTTTCATTATTATCAGAGAGTAAAATGATGTGACATTTTTTTTCTAATTGTTTTATTATAGCTTCAATTACAGGTACCATGTCTTTATTGACTAAAATAACAGATGCACCTGTGTGATTTAACGTATATACTATTTGTTCTGAAGATAATCGGAAGTTTACGGTTTGTAATACAGCTCCCATCATAGGTATCGCAAAAAAACACTCCAGATATCTATGACTATCATAATCTAGGACTGCTACAGTATCGCCCTCTTTTACACCCAATGATGATAAAACATGTGCCAATTTGTGTATTCTTCTGTACATATCCCTATACGTATAACGCACAAGATCTCTATATACTATTTCACCTTCAGGATTATACAGCAAAGGTGCCTGTAATAATTTATCCAGTGTCAATTGGTAATCATAGTGTTGACCAGGCAAATAATGTTGATATTTCATTTTAATACCTCCTAGCATATCACAATAATTTTATAAATAAGATATGCTTAAGAAGTAATATTGCAATACCGGTAAAATGTAAAAATATGTAAGGATATATATTATTTTTCAGTAGGTTTTTTACCTAAAGAAGAAGGGTCTTCCATCCATTTAGTTGCATAATATACAAGCTGTACTGCATTTTCAAGTTGTAATTTTTCTTTAATTCTTTCTTTATAGGTCCCAACAGTTTTAGTGCTTATATGAAGCGCTTGAGCTATCTCTTTTGTTGTGAAACCCTTACCGATTAACTCCAAAACAGCTATTTCTTTTTCTGTAAGTATTTCCAATGGAGATACTTCATTTGTTTTCTTTACAATTTTAAAGACAATGTCTTTTACAACTGATGGACTCACATATACTTCCCCTCTTGAAATCACCCTTAACGCCTTTATTATGGATTCTGATGTTTCACTTTTCATAATATAACCATACGCACCAGCCTGTAATGCTCTCTGTGCATATATTCTTTCATCATGCATTGATACTACTAACGATTTCACCTTAGGAAAATGTTTTGAAATATCGTGTATTAACAATAATCCATTGCCATCCTTCAATGTAATATCTATTATTGCTATATCCGGTAAAGTCTTCTTGATTAAATCAAAACCTGTAACAACATCATGAGCTTCACCAATGACTTTCATGTCCTTTTCTTGATTAATAATTTTCTGTAATCCCATACAGAATACCGGATGATCATCAACTATTACTACGTTTATATTTTTATGCATTAATTATCACCATTTTTTAACTTTATTTCAATCCGGGTACCCCTATTAATAGCACTTTCTATACATAATGTAGCTGCAATAGATGATGCACGGTGTTTCATGATTTTCAATCCCATCCCGTCTACTGTTGCCACATCAAACCCTTTTCCATTATCTTGAATAATGACAGATACATTTTCAATATCAGCATTTATCATTACTGTTATTAACTGTGCCATGCTGTGCTTTACTGCATTATGCACTCCACCCTGAACAATATAGTATATCTGACTCAATACTGTAGGATCGTTAATATTTATAATTCCATTTTGTTCAAAGTGACATTGAATTCCATATATTTTTTGTATTGCATTACACATTTCTTCAAGTAACACCGGCAACCCCTGATTAGAAATAAAATATGCGGGACTTAATCCTTTAGACAGTTGTCGTACTTTAACAATGGCCAATGATAGTAGTCTGCGTATATCATCTAGATCTTGCATGGTATTTTTAGTTTTCTTTTGTAACTGCTGACTTAAAGCTTTTACCATCACTTCAATTCCAATTAAATGTGGTATGATATCATCATGTAAATCCTGTCCAATGCTTTTACGCTCATTTTCACTTATGGAAATTAACTCTTTCTCTAACATTCTTTTTTCAGTGATGTCGGTTAGTGACAGTATTACCATGCGTTTATTATGAATTATTATTAACTCGGCAGAAAGTATTGCTATGCGCTCACCACCATTATAATTTAATTGTATTTCATAATCATTTATTTTTCCTAACTTGAGTAATTTCTTATAAAGTTTACGGATATCCGACTTTTTCACTAATCCCAGTTCAAACAATAATACTTTTTTGTTAATATTCTCAATATGTGCCATAGTTCTGAATAACTTATTAGCTTTGACAATTTCACCAGTATCCATATCTACCAATGTCAGCGCCACCGGTGTTGCGTCAAAAACTGCCGCAAATAACTCTTCTGAACGCTTTAATACAAGTTCCCATTCCTTGCGATCTGTTATATCAGTGACTACAGCAAAGCTGCCCGCAAATGAATTATTAGAATCAAATATTATCCTTGGTGACACAATTGTATAGGCAACCAGGCCATCCTTTTTCTTCCATGCAAGCTCATACGTCTGTTGAATGCCAATCCTTCTTTTTTCCATTTGCGTTGTGAAATATGTGAGATAATCAGTGCAGATGAATTCTTCTATTGGTCTGCCAACTATCTCACTTCGATCATAGCCAATAATTTCACAAAAACGATTATTAACATACTCAATTGTAAAATTTTCATTTTGAACTAGCAAACCATCATTCATTGTTTCAATAAGCATTCTATATTTTTCCTCACTTTTGCGCAATGCTTCTCTTGTCTCAACCAATGAAGTGATGTCAGTTAATGATGCCACACTTAGCATAGTTTG includes:
- a CDS encoding fatty acid--CoA ligase, whose protein sequence is MKYQHYLPGQHYDYQLTLDKLLQAPLLYNPEGEIVYRDLVRYTYRDMYRRIHKLAHVLSSLGVKEGDTVAVLDYDSHRYLECFFAIPMMGAVLQTVNFRLSSEQIVYTLNHTGASVILVNKDMVPVIEAIIKQLEKKCHIILLSDNNEKIKTDLPIAGEYEELLYSANEGFNFPELEENTKATTFYTTGTTGLPKGVYFTHRQLVLHTFSMMTMLGAYDNIGRFRSNDVYMPLTPMFHVHAWGVPYVATVLGVKQVYPGKYEPTMLLKLIVKEKVTFSHCVPTIIQMLVNAPGIENVNLNGWKVIIGGSMLPQSLCKKALDLGIDIYTGYGMSETCPLICLSLLKKEMMQWHKDDQVRYRTKTGLPALLVTIDIVDQNDIPLPHDGKTAGEVVFRAPWLTKEYYKDPEKTKELWRNGWLHSGDVGVIDEQGYLQITDRIKDVIKTGGEWISSLDLENILSQHPAVFECAAIGVPDSKWGERPLMVVKLKDDFKDQNLSDELYKFMKNAADKGKIPKYGVPERFEFVDEIPKTSVGKIDKKEIRKKYYTLVEKS
- a CDS encoding response regulator transcription factor; amino-acid sequence: MHKNINVVIVDDHPVFCMGLQKIINQEKDMKVIGEAHDVVTGFDLIKKTLPDIAIIDITLKDGNGLLLIHDISKHFPKVKSLVVSMHDERIYAQRALQAGAYGYIMKSETSESIIKALRVISRGEVYVSPSVVKDIVFKIVKKTNEVSPLEILTEKEIAVLELIGKGFTTKEIAQALHISTKTVGTYKERIKEKLQLENAVQLVYYATKWMEDPSSLGKKPTEK
- a CDS encoding PAS domain S-box protein, producing MDIKQYLYDQYLTIFENTGTGTILIDEDTTIVKVNNKFLSMLGYKKSEIEGKRSWTEFIHPDDVERMKRYHYLRRQNPDAAPKNYEFRIFTKDGKIRYIYLTIDMIPQTMLSVASLTDITSLVETREALRKSEEKYRMLIETMNDGLLVQNENFTIEYVNNRFCEIIGYDRSEIVGRPIEEFICTDYLTYFTTQMEKRRIGIQQTYELAWKKKDGLVAYTIVSPRIIFDSNNSFAGSFAVVTDITDRKEWELVLKRSEELFAAVFDATPVALTLVDMDTGEIVKANKLFRTMAHIENINKKVLLFELGLVKKSDIRKLYKKLLKLGKINDYEIQLNYNGGERIAILSAELIIIHNKRMVILSLTDITEKRMLEKELISISENERKSIGQDLHDDIIPHLIGIEVMVKALSQQLQKKTKNTMQDLDDIRRLLSLAIVKVRQLSKGLSPAYFISNQGLPVLLEEMCNAIQKIYGIQCHFEQNGIININDPTVLSQIYYIVQGGVHNAVKHSMAQLITVMINADIENVSVIIQDNGKGFDVATVDGMGLKIMKHRASSIAATLCIESAINRGTRIEIKLKNGDN